Genomic DNA from Lagenorhynchus albirostris chromosome 9, mLagAlb1.1, whole genome shotgun sequence:
ctcatttcatcctcaacaCCTGACAGGGCAAGCATTATTACTATCCCAGTTCAAAAGTAAGGACACAGACTCTGCAGAAGAGCCACAGCTGGGAAGTAGatgagctgggatttaaacccacaTCAGTGATGTTGCCAGGCCTGTGGGCCACCATAGCCCATAAAGGCCTTTTgcaggaattagaaaaagatgcCTCCTCCGAGTGGGCAGAGCCCACAGCCCTAAGCCAGGGTACAGGGAGTGAGTTTCAGCCCCCATTGTACCCTTTTTGAGGTGCTCTGTGCAGGGCACAAACCACACAACAGTCCATGGTGGCCCTTCAAGCCTCTGTGCTGTACGGTCCCCCATCTCCCCCCCGCCATCCCATCCTCTAACTGGGGACCCAGGACTCTGCGTCTGAAAAAGTGATCCAGCTATGACCACCCCAGCTTCCCCAGTGCCCACTGTCCTTAGCCAAAGTCCACATCCCTCCCCAGGGCCTACAGATCCTGCCAAACTCCTCAAGCCTGGACTCTTGCCTCTCCTGTCTCGCCAAAAACTGGAAGTTCCTAGAAAGCCCTGAGTTCCCTCCAGTCTCTGGGCCTTTGCCAGGCTGTTCCCTCCATCTGGAATTCTCCTCTCCCTTTCTGCCTGTGCCATGCCCATAGCAAAGCCTCTGGAGTCAGATCACCTCCACCTTCTAAATGCagtcctgggcaagttacttcccctctgtgtctcagtttcctctgctgtgaaatggggatggtaaTACCTGTCTCAGTCAAGGTGGCAATTAAATAAGGCCCTGCATGTAACacacttagcccagtgcctggcagcaGCTGGTAGGTGGTCACTAAAAGGtaactgctactgctgctgctgtccCTGCTCAGCTTAGATGCTACTGCCTCCAAGAAGCTCTTCCTGATACCCCAGGCTCCCGAGCTGTCTGATCACCAGGGTTGTAGCTTGGAGGTTCTTGTTGCTTGCTCCACTAGGGAAGGGCCATGGGGGCAGGGACAGACATTTCCCAGGGCCTGCCAGGTGCCCTGCTCTGAAAACACAGAGCTTGGTGAACTTCCCCTGGCGGTTCTCTGCCCAGGGGACCTTCAGCTTAGGTGGGGGACACCATTCCTCAGGCCTAAGCCATGTTGGGGGTTGCGGGTGGAGGTCCCCACCCTGCCACCAGCTGCTGCCCCCTGCTCCTGCCCTCACCCTCGTGTTTCCATCTGTGTGCAGTGTTGATCCTGACCGGCGTGGGACTGGAGGTGGCCCCCTCGCCAGGTGAGCGACCCCCTCCTACCTCCGCGGGCAGCGGTCACGCCCCTCGTGTGCCCAGAGGCCCTCGGCAAGCCCTTCCACCTCCCGCAGCGCTCAGCGCCCTCCCGGCAGAAAACGGCCCCTTTTACCTCGGAGAGTGAGACTTGCCCAGGCAGTGACCCCGCAGTCCCGCCCGGAAGCCTCCCTGCCCTGacccggcccctcctcccctctcgtAGGTGTCTCCAGCGCCATCTTCTTCGTGCCCGGCTTCCTGTTGCTGGTCCCGGGAGGTGCGAGTgggcgcgggcgggggcggggcgggggcgggccctGGGCGGGCCCCCGGCGCTGACAGACCCCGCCCTGCAGTCTACCACGTGACCTTCATCTACTGCGCGGTCAAGGGCCACCGGGGCTTCCAGTTCTTCTACCTGCCCTACTTCGAGAAGTGAGCAGGCGGCGGCAGACGGCGGGATCCATCGTCGGCGCCGAGAGGCCCCGCGCGGCCTCCTCGCGTCCCTAGGGGGCGCCCCTGGGGCCCGCACCCGCTTCGGTACCCTCATCTCAAGGGAAAAGACCCTGCGGGACCCTCGAGGCTCCAGTCCCCTCAGGAGTTTGCTCCGGAAGTTTGGGGCAGTGGGCCTCAGGCCACGACCTGGGCCTGGGAAAGTCGCCCCTTCCGTGCTCCGTGCCTTAACTTATTCTTGGGGGGCTGCTGGGTTGGTGGTGTTTTGTGCTAATAAAAGGGTAATGCTTAATTCCAGCCCACAATTGCTTTTTACTTCCCACTTGCCCTGACCAGCCCATCAGCCTGGCCACAGCCCCCTTTCAGAAAGGCTGAGAAAAGGACTGACCCTGGGGCTGAAGGGCTCTAGGACTGTCCATCTCCCCATGGTACACATGACAGTCCTGATGCtccatgacttgcccaaggtcacacagcacgtcaggggcagagctgggcctggggctcTTCTACCCTGCAAGCCTGGAGAAGACTCTCCCTCCCAGTCCTTAGCAGAGTCAGTCCTGCCCCTGTCTCCACTCAGAGAGGCAGCATTGGTGCCTCCCCTGGCGGCCCTGGCCAAGGGCACTCAGATGACACAGGCCTGGGGCCTGGAGGCTGGTATCCTGGTTCCAGCCTGGCTCTGGGGCCCTGGGCTGCCACAGCCGGCTCTGAATGTGGGCCACCAGGACGCAGCAGCCCAGCCTCCTCCACCCACTGCCCTACTTCCCAGGCCCAGAGGTTGGGAGAAGTAGGGGTCAAAGGACATAGGAAGCAGGCCTGTATAACAGAAAACCTCAGTGATCAAAGACTCTTAGAACCACAGAACATTGGAAACAGACCACTGCAGAATTTTGGAAGGTCCAAGCATCTCAGGATGTCAACAACCAGGAAACAGAATCTTTGAGAACCCTGAAAGCTGAGGtcataatagctaccatttatcaGATTCTTAGAAGGCGCTTGACACAGGTTCTTTCTGGTCACCCTCcatagaaactgaggcccagagagactgGCTTGGCTGAGGGCAGAGTGAGGAACACAACCCAGGGCTTCTGTGACTCagaggggggtgggggtcagCAAGCTGGTCTGGTCCCCAGCTGACCAACTGAGGGGCTGGCCGAATGAGTGTGGGCCTTGGAGACCCTGTTCATATACTTCATGTTTACAGTCTGCCACCCCCAGTGAAACGCGAGTGCCATTAAGGTGTTCGGCCTCCACTGTATCTGCAGCGGCCAGGACAGTGCCTTTAGATTTCTGTgattttgttgaaagaatgagcACCCAGACCCCCGCTCTCGCTCCTGATCTCCTGGCCCAGCCAGACTTCCCACCCTCAGCCACCAATCAAGGCACTTTTGGGGGGGTACCAGTTAGATGCAGGAACTCCTAAATGAGTGATTCTCAAATTAGCTGGGGaccagttttcatttctaatgcaaCATGGACCAATAATTTTGTAaggtaaaatgaaaactaaaaaagtgaaataaaaaaacaaagatacagaATATAAGCCCACAGTTTGTATTATCAGATTAATCAGacataaaattacatttcaatagATAAAATCAGAACAaacatggaaagaagaaaaattatgaacACCATTCATTGAAAGTGGGCAAATTAGCAATTAACATAGAGTTGCTACTACGCTCGTAACTTTCTGTCACTTCACAATCTTAGCTAAACAGCAAGTGATCCCAAAAGTGGTGATTCTCCATATTATAAGACTATCTCAGGGGTCAGCAAGCTGTACCCCACAGGCCCAATATAGCCACCAaactaagaatggttttcacattttagtAATGGTTGGGATAAAAGTCAAAGGATAATAAGCTTTTGTGACACAAagtttataaaattcaaattttgatGTCAATAAGTCaagtttaattaaattattatttatcgAATTTCCAACACAGCCACACTCTGTATTGACTTTGGCTGCTCAGCCATACAAACTACTACAGCAGAGCAACAGAAACCATATGGTCCCCAAAGCCTAAAAtctttactgtctggcccttcacagaaaaagtttgccaacactTGGTCCATATGAACATGTTGACAGAACACTGAATCGCAACGTTTAAAGTTTTAATGTGACCAATGTGCTTGATTTTTGCTGGTTAATTTATGTAATCCAAGTTGGATTGACAGCAACACCATCCTCAGGAAATGATGAATACCCAAATtctaaatatgatttattttcagTTGGAAAAGGCATTAATAGTTGCACACAGATTAAGAACATTAGATTTCCTTAGTGAATTGTGACTCAATTTATCCCTGATGCTCTTTGCCCCATAgcccattttgtctgatatgtctGTAGTTAtactagctttcttttggttaattCTCCCCTAGTAAGTCTTTTTCCAAGCCATCACTTTCAGCCCTTCAGCTGTCATTATGCTTTgaatgtgtcctttttttttttttaatttatattttatttttagctgcgttttgctgcacgccggctttctctagttgcggtgagcggtggctactctttgttgcggtgcgcaggcttctcactgcggtggcttctcttgttgcagagcacgggctctaggcgcgcaggctcagtagttgtggcccacaggctctagagcgcaggctcagtagttgtggcacaaaggcttagctgctccgtggcatgcgggatcttcccggaccagggctcgaacccgtgtcccctgcattggcaggcggattcttaaccactgcgccaccagggaactcctgaatGTGTCTCTTATATGTGCACTTAGCTGTGGGAAGAGCCTGGTATctgcctttatatatatatatatatatatatatatagtttttttttgttgttttttttctgtgtgtgtgtggtacgcgggcctctcactgttgtggcctctcccgctgcggagcacaggctctggaagcgcaggctcagcggccatggctcacgggcccagccactccgcggcatgtgggatcctcccggaccggggcatgaacccgtgtcccctgcatcggcaggtggactctcaaccactgcgccaccagggaagcccctatttatttatttatttgtttgtttgtttatttatttattggctgcgttgggt
This window encodes:
- the TMEM134 gene encoding transmembrane protein 134 isoform X7, producing the protein MTPSSCPWRTRALGLSPAGSPASGRCTSSAGPGSRWPTRTSSPGCATRDSGRTSIRSSQWSFSTISSSTQRSYNACCSVDPDRRGTGGGPLARCLQRHLLRARLPVAGPGSLPRDLHLLRGQGPPGLPVLLPALLREVSRRRQTAGSIVGAERPRAASSRP